The Apium graveolens cultivar Ventura unplaced genomic scaffold, ASM990537v1 ctg761, whole genome shotgun sequence genome includes a region encoding these proteins:
- the LOC141704244 gene encoding uncharacterized protein LOC141704244 produces MLGVGVISEHKHPQSIADKISLGEDNLHHLYNAVECPKLDDGNLKGCTSSNAKLSFNPHVQNSLRQEILQLEKRLQDQIAVRGALEKTLGHMPISNDKEKEINLPKPTTELIKDISVLELEVMNLEQYLLSLYRKAFDQHVSTVSPSTKVEILKSPITSPKENFVQRSVVDITTGKETCNLQADCQSIFDRSITIRGEEGLVDPGVLRCQSSLSQYSTTSLPDGPLGRGVHSCYSQPSSMLKYAQNNADITSLAEYLGTPIADHMPETPNKLSEDMIKCISDIYCKLSDPPLPNHRLSSPTSSLSSTSAFSPSDHSEMWSPGLRKYLTSDERLDNPFHIQGLKEFSGPYSTMVEVQHIFRDTKSLSDVEHMLQKYRTLISRLVEIDPRKMNHEEKLSFWINVHNAMVMHAYLTYGIPHNNAKRLLLLQKAAYNIGNQIISADLIQTYILGCRMSRPGQWLPRLLQSSRSKLKAGDKRQAYSIKHPQPLLHFALCAGSHSDPAIRVYTSKRVLEELETAKEEYIRANFGIRKDHKVLLLLPKLVESFAKDSGLCAASVIDMIQKKLPESLRNSLNKSQISKSRKIIEWIPYNFNFRYLIPRSW; encoded by the exons ATGCTTGGAGTGGGAGTTATTTCTGAACACAAGCATCCTCAGAG CATTGCTGATAAGATAAGCCTGGGTGAAGATAACCTACATCATCTTTACAATGCAGTGGAGTGCCCAAAATTG GATGATGGAAACTTGAAAGGCTGCACAAGTAGCAATGCGAAATTGTCTTTCAATCCTCATGTTCAGAATTCGTTAAGGCAAGAG ATACTGCAACTTGAAAAAAGATTGCAGGACCAAATTGCAGTCCGTGGTGCGCTAGAAAAGACACTAGGTCACATGCCAATTTCCAATGATAAAGAGAAGGAGATAAATTTGCCTAAG CCAACGACTGAATTGATTAAAGACATCTCAGTGTTAGAGCTGGAGGTTATGAATTTGGAACAATATCTTCTCTCTCTCTATCGAAAAGCATTTGATCAACATGTATCCACTGTGTCACCATCTACTAAGGTTGAAATATTAAAATCCCCCATCACTTCACCGAAAGAAAATTTTGTTCAAAGATCTGTAGTTGATATTACAACGGGTAAAGAAACTTGTAACCTTCAAGCTGATTGCCAATCAATCTTTGATCGGTCTATCACTATACGTGGAGAGGAGGGACTAGTAGATCCTGGCGTGCTTCGCTGCCAATCATCACTATCTCAATATTCAACGACTTCTCTTCCAGATGGGCCTTTGGGAAGAGGTGTACATTCTTGTTATTCCCAGCCTTCGTCCATGTTGAAG TATGCACAGAATAATGCAGATATAACTAGTCTGGCAGAGTATCTAGGTACTCCTATCGCTGATCACATGCCCGAAACACCAAATAAGCTTTCCGAGGATATGATCAAATGTATCTCAGATATATATTGCAAACTTTCTGACCCGCCTCTTCCTAATCATCGACTATCATCACCCACGTCATCATTATCCTCCACAAGTGCATTTTCACCAAGCGATCATTCTGAAATGTGGAGTCCTGGGCTAAGGAAATATCTAACATCCGATGAAAGGTTGGATAACCCATTTCATATTCAAGGTCTAAAGGAATTTAGTGGACCTTACAGCACAATGGTTGAAGTGCAGCATATATTTAGAGATACGAAAAGTTTAAGCGATGTTGAACATATGCTACAAAAGTACAG GACACTAATTTCTAGACTGGTTGAGATAGACCCCAGGAAAATGAACCATGAGGAGAAGCTATCATTTTGGATAAATGTACACAATGCCATGGTGATGCAT GCATACTTGACTTATGGGATTCCACATAACAATGCCAAGAGACTCCTTCTTCTGCAGAAG GCTGCTTACAACATTGGGAATCAGATAATAAGCGCAGACCTCATACAAACTTATATTCTGGGATGCCGGATGTCTCGTCCTGGACAG TGGCTGCCTCGCTTGTTACAATCTTCAAGATCAAAACTCAAAGCAGGAGATAAACGGCAGGCATACTCAATCAAGCATCCACAGCCCCTACTGCACTTTGCCCTTTGTGCGGGAAGTCATTCTGATCCAGCG ATTCGTGTGTACACATCAAAGAGAGTGCTGGAAGAGCTTGAAACCGCAAAAGAAGAGTATATTCGAGCTAACTTTGGTATTAGGAAAGACCATAAAGTTCTCTTGCTCTTGCCAAAGCTTGTCGAATCTTTTGCCAAGGATTCAGGTTTATGTGCAGCTAGTGTAATCGACATGATCCAAAAAAAATTGCCGGAATCTTTAAGGAATAGCTTAAATAAGAGTCAGATATCCAAGTCCCGCAAAATCATTGAATGGATTCCCTACAATTTCAATTTTAGATATCTTATTCCAAGGAGCTGGTGA